The DNA segment CTTATTCAACTACACCAACGGCTCGCCTGAATATTCATGGGCAGCACCCGGTCATCAGGGCGGTGTTGCGTTTACCAAATCGGCGGTTGGTCGTGAGTTCCTTGATTTCTTCGGCGAAAATCTTTTCCGTACCGATACCGGAATTGAACGTGATTCGCTCGGTTCGCTGCTCGATCACAGCGGCCCAATCAAAGACTCCGAAGCCTATGCTGCCAGAGTATTTGGTGCCCACCAAAGCTATTCCGTTCTGAATGGCACATCAGGTTCTAACCGTGCCGTCATGTCAGCCGTCGTTGGGGAGGGCCAATTTGCGCTCTGTGACCGTAACTGTCATAAATCTATCGAGCAAGGGCTGGTGATGACCGGCGGGATCCCGGTGTTCTTCATTCCAACACGTAACCGTTTTGGCATCATTGGGCCGATCCCTAAGTCACAGTTCCAACCAGAATCTATCCAGCAGAAAATCGATGCGCATCCACTGAAACAGCTTGCCGTTGACCCTAAACCGGTTTATTCCGTGGTCACCAACTGTACTTACGACGGTATGTGCTACAACGCAAAACAGGCTCAAGATCTTCTGGCTGAGAGCGTCGATACTATTCATTTTGATGAAGCTTGGTATGCCTATGCACGTTTTAATCCACTCTATCGCGATCGTTTCGCGATGCGTGGAAATCCTGCAGAGCATGACGCAGCCGGTCCAACGGTATTTGCCACGCAGTCTACCCATAAGCTTTTAGCGGCGCTTTCTCAGGCTTCCTACATTCACATTCGTAATGGCAAAAAACCCATTGAACACTCGCGTTTCAATGAGTCTTACATGCTGCAATCCACCACCTCACCGCTGTATGCCATTATCGCGGCCAATGAAATTGGTGCAGCCATGATGGATGACCAACAAGGTGAAGCGCTGACTCAGGAAGTGATTGATGAGGCAGTAGATTTCCGTCTTGCACTCGCAAAAGTTCACGCCGCCTTTGCCGCTAAAGGGGAATGGTTCTTCTCTCCGTGGAATGCGCCAGACGTGATTGATGCTGAAACGGGCAAAAAAGTGCCGTTCATGAGTGCGTCTAAAGAACAGCTAACCACCGATCCTGAGTGCTGGGTGCTTCGTCCGGGCGAAAACTGGCATGGTTTTGAACAGCTGGAAGACGATTGGTGCATGCTCGACCCAATCAAAGCCGGCATTTTAGTACCAGGCATGGGCGACGACGGCGAGATGCAGGAAACCGGTATTCCTGCCGCTGTTGTAACCGCATTCCTGTATCAGCACGGCATCGTTCCGTCGCGCACTACAGATTTCATGGTGTTATGCCTGTTCTCCGTGGGGATCACCAAAGGCAAATGGGGAACATTAATTAACGTTCTGATCGAATTCAAAAAACACTACGACAGCAATACGCCGCTGTC comes from the Hafnia alvei genome and includes:
- a CDS encoding Orn/Lys/Arg decarboxylase N-terminal domain-containing protein, giving the protein MIELNHLKKRKVLVVNSDITNKNTANGQSICNLIEALEERNLSVIVATTYNDGIASITSDASICCVFVDWTSEEDNADSHSQALKLLQEIRRRNKTVPVLLMAEHACLETLTLETMELANEFIWMQEDTAEFIASRSIALIKKYFDQLLPPFTKALFNYTNGSPEYSWAAPGHQGGVAFTKSAVGREFLDFFGENLFRTDTGIERDSLGSLLDHSGPIKDSEAYAARVFGAHQSYSVLNGTSGSNRAVMSAVVGEGQFALCDRNCHKSIEQGLVMTGGIPVFFIPTRNRFGIIGPIPKSQFQPESIQQKIDAHPLKQLAVDPKPVYSVVTNCTYDGMCYNAKQAQDLLAESVDTIHFDEAWYAYARFNPLYRDRFAMRGNPAEHDAAGPTVFATQSTHKLLAALSQASYIHIRNGKKPIEHSRFNESYMLQSTTSPLYAIIAANEIGAAMMDDQQGEALTQEVIDEAVDFRLALAKVHAAFAAKGEWFFSPWNAPDVIDAETGKKVPFMSASKEQLTTDPECWVLRPGENWHGFEQLEDDWCMLDPIKAGILVPGMGDDGEMQETGIPAAVVTAFLYQHGIVPSRTTDFMVLCLFSVGITKGKWGTLINVLIEFKKHYDSNTPLSVCLPDLAASHAENYAGMGMKDLCDEMFAYMKTSQMDKLQAAAFSHIPTPVKLPRAAFQDHMAGRCELLSLDKLAGRISAVGVIPYPPGIPIVMPGESFGTTEQPWLQYIYSIAKWGKKFPGFEKELEGAELKDGQYYIWALKN